From one Comamonas piscis genomic stretch:
- the ttcA gene encoding tRNA 2-thiocytidine(32) synthetase TtcA, giving the protein MNAPTDTAHLQPQPAAANGWDFDDAAGDDAQDAVSSEKRLKIQRENHKLEKRLCREVARAIGDYNMIEDGDKVMVCMSGGKDSYTLLDILMKLRARAPIKFDLVAVNLDQKQPGFPEHVLPEYLKSVGVDFHIENQDTYSVVKRVVPEGKTTCGLCSRLRRAILYRVADQLGCNKVALGHHRDDIVQTLMLNMFHGGIMKAMPPKLVSDDGKHVVIRPLAYVPEKDTERWAQYRDFPIIPCNLCGSQENLQRQMIGDMLREWDRKHPGRVNNMFRALQHVVPTHLADPKLFDFQNAKPTGIADENGDKAFDHDDLPSNPSLPAGMQVVQLG; this is encoded by the coding sequence ATGAATGCCCCCACCGATACCGCCCACCTCCAGCCCCAGCCAGCCGCCGCAAACGGCTGGGACTTTGACGACGCCGCTGGCGACGATGCGCAGGACGCCGTCTCCAGCGAAAAACGCTTGAAGATCCAGCGCGAGAACCACAAGCTGGAAAAGCGGCTCTGCCGCGAGGTCGCGCGCGCCATTGGCGACTACAACATGATCGAGGACGGCGACAAGGTGATGGTCTGCATGTCCGGCGGCAAGGACAGCTACACCCTGCTCGACATCCTGATGAAGCTGCGCGCCCGCGCGCCGATCAAGTTCGACCTGGTAGCCGTGAACCTGGACCAGAAGCAGCCCGGCTTTCCCGAGCATGTGCTGCCCGAGTACCTGAAAAGCGTGGGCGTCGACTTCCACATCGAGAACCAAGACACCTACAGCGTGGTCAAGCGCGTGGTGCCCGAGGGCAAGACCACCTGCGGCCTGTGCTCGCGCCTGCGCCGCGCCATTCTGTACCGTGTGGCCGACCAGCTGGGCTGCAACAAGGTGGCGCTGGGCCACCACCGCGACGATATCGTGCAGACCTTGATGCTCAACATGTTCCACGGCGGCATCATGAAGGCCATGCCGCCCAAGCTGGTGAGCGACGATGGCAAGCATGTGGTGATCCGCCCGCTGGCCTATGTGCCTGAGAAGGACACCGAGCGCTGGGCCCAGTACCGCGATTTCCCGATCATTCCTTGCAACCTCTGCGGTAGCCAAGAGAACTTGCAACGCCAGATGATTGGCGACATGCTGCGCGAATGGGACCGCAAGCACCCGGGCCGCGTCAACAACATGTTCCGCGCGCTGCAGCATGTGGTGCCTACCCATTTGGCGGATCCCAAGCTGTTCGACTTCCAGAACGCCAAGCCCACCGGTATTGCCGATGAAAACGGCGACAAGGCCTTCGACCATGACGACCTGCCCAGCAATCCGTCGCTGCCAGCCGGCATGCAGGTGGTGCAATTGGGTTAA